The genomic stretch TCCGTCCTTGATTACGAAGTAGCTATCTCCAGCGGCGAAAGCAACTATAGTTGTCAGGACAAAAATTATGGCTGTGAAAAAACCTATTAAGCGTCTGACTCTCATGGTAACCTCCGATTGAATCACATTTTGCTAATCGAAACATCAACCCGGCACAGAAAAAGGCAATTTGACGGCGGACTGTTATTTTTGTAACTAAATGCAACTGGGGTCGGCCGGAGCTACCATCTGCCTGGGCGCTCATCCAATTCCTCAACCGGCTCACGTTTGAGCCCATATTTCTCCTGTAACTTGCCTTTCAGTCGCTTCCAATTTCCTTCAATCTGATCCCAGTTCACGTTCTTCTGCCTTGTTGTCGACTAATCTACGTGATTTTATCCATTGCCCAGGTCAAATGCGGCCCAGCAACAGGAACGCCATCACGACGCGGTACCGGCGCCCGTCATCCTCTTGGGGGATGGTTCTACCGGATTGGGCCACCCGGCGTTTGAGGCGCGCCTAGCCTAAAGGACCCCGCCTCCTCCACCAATATCCACCGCCACCGCCCAAGAGTAAAATCACTAAAATGACTATGATGATTGTTGTCGAATCCATATCATCACTCCCTTTCCATGGTTGGATTTGAAACTCGCTGATATGCCCGAAATGAGCCTATCCGCCATTTTCAGAATTTGTTTATGCATCTTCTCGTAGGCTGTTCGCCACAGTGTGTCGTCTAATTCGCCGTTCTGTTCTGAGGGTGGACGAGGGCCGCTCCCTAGGGCAACCCTGTCACCCGCGGTGTTGCCGTTACTTATAATACATGTCGATTTTCTTCAGCGAATCTGGGGATGTGACCTTGGGCCAATCCTTAGGGTCGAAATTCGGGGCCTTTTCCAGAGCCCCTTTATCGATATTAATGACTAGGGTAGTCTTTTCCTTTCCCAGTTTCAAAGCTCTCCATGGAATGGCGATTAATTTCTCGCCAATCCCTAGTATGCCTCCATGGGACAAAATGGCGTATTTCAAGGCGCCGCCTGGATCGATCAGGAGATCATCGATCTTCCCAAGTTTTTCCCCTTGCGGGTTGGTGACTGTCATTCCCGTTATCTGGCTGGACCTCTGCCATCCCTCCAGGGGAGTAGTGGCCGTTTCAGCCCAGACTTGGCCCGCAAGTAGAATGCAAATTATTGCCGCATACAACCCAAAACCGTTCTTTTTCATAACAATCTCCTTTTTCAATGAGTCAATATTAACGTTTTTAGCGTCTGGATAAATGGGGCTACCATTTG from Desulfomonilaceae bacterium encodes the following:
- a CDS encoding PRC-barrel domain-containing protein → MKKNGFGLYAAIICILLAGQVWAETATTPLEGWQRSSQITGMTVTNPQGEKLGKIDDLLIDPGGALKYAILSHGGILGIGEKLIAIPWRALKLGKEKTTLVINIDKGALEKAPNFDPKDWPKVTSPDSLKKIDMYYK